TGGTCTTTCGGCCCTCTTTAATCTTTTTGCTATAGGGCTGTTTGAGACTGTGGTTCCgacttatttttaaaatatatgttaTTTTAAATGATgctgaaaaaataattttcaaaaaatatttaattatttattaataacagcattaaattatattaaatttaacttaaaattaatttttaacaacGTCCAAttaatacatttaaaatattttttcaatatCAGCTTAAATAACAATGttgaataaatttaaataagattGTGGATCAAATAAATGATTAATATGCAATAAAAtgtattcataaaattaatttcaacGTAATTAGCCTTTAAATAATAAAGGGCAAATCATTATTATTCTTTTAAAGAATGAATCGTCTCCACACATGcacatacatacacataaattaacGACTCGATAACATTTAATCAAAATTTGACATTTTAATtcactaaaataataataattattaaaaatttcactttaatttatattttttttaattataattttaattattaattttaaatagtgtttaacaaaataattttatcttaaaatgtATAATTATTTTTGACATATAaaatattctaaagttttcattCTCTTTTCGTTTCCTAGACTTAGTCGAGCATTAATTCCCGCGGCCCTCCCTTACGCTCCCGGTAAGGAAGGTGTTTTCTTTTTCTCGGGTTAGGTTAAGGCCCTTCCTTTCCACGTTTGAAGTGTTTGTAGTTgggtttttattgttttatttactAGGTCTTAGTTCTTCCTGGTGAGGGTGGTTTTGGAGTAGATTTGCATCACAAAAGCCATGGATTAAAGCTTGGCTTCGTCTTACAATTTCGTAATCCTGTTTCTGTCATGTGCTCATGGAAAGCCTTTGATTTTAGGAGATGCTTTGGCATTAGACTTCACGGAGGATTTAAAGGGCCAACATTGAAATTAGTGATTGTTGCCTCTCCACGGCTAACTGAGAATAAAATGCTAGGGCTCCTGCTTATCTCTACCCCAAATTGTTTGGCTTCAAGATATGTGTGTTCGTTTGATAGAGTCGATTTACTTGACTTGGTTGAAGGGTATCTCTATCTTTGTTTTGGCCGGTGTTGCTCGATCTTGATTAATTTTGAGCAAAAGGTTTCTCCTCGTCTGATGCTTGGTAGGTCACTCTCGCGCAATACCTGATGCTGGTGGTGCATTCCAAATGAGTTGTTTAGGAAATTAGGTTTTAGGGCTTGCGACCTTTTCTTGGGCTTGCTTATTGAATAGAGGCTTTTGTTTTCAGGCTGAGGCCTTGAATTGCGTACATCTGCCCATTGGAGCTCTAACGCAATGAAATTGCGGTTAAAgataataacaacaataataaaataaaattattaagaaaaagaaaagaaaaaacaagagCAAGTTTTGTGTGTGAGGAAACTTGTCACGCTGTCACTTGTGGCTGGTATTGTATGATGTGGCAGTGGCAGTTTTGTACTGAGTGCTCAGTACTTTCTGTCAGCGAGGCACGTGTAAGGTCGTCACTTGGAATAAGACAAGGCATTTGTTTGGCACGTTCTAATGGACCTTTCATGGCCCAATTGTTTCTTAGCATATATGTGCCAGTTGTCACTTGCGGTCTGACCATTAACCATCTGTGGCCCTCTcgtgtaaattatttattttattatcatttttatttttcatttaatttaaattaaaactcatTCACAATTTCAGAAaatgaatttattattattattattttaaaaattaaaatttaattaatattataatcatattttataaaaaaaaaatacgttTTGAAATTACGTTGAATTAGTTTTAGAGGAATGcttgaatttttctttatttaaattttaagttaatgGCTAACACATCACATGAATGGATAATGGAAAAAGGTTTTGATAATGGCAAGCACATGAGCTGTGCCACAGTCCCATGTGTTCTTTCAATGAATTTGAAGGCCTGTCTCTTCctttgctatttttttttaatatatataagtttCAATTTTGAATAATTATCAGGCAACTGGCTGCCTATAAATACCATCATGATCACCAGTCTTTCTATATCTCCTCACAAATTGAAACGTCTCATCCCTCCTTCTCTTTCTCGCTTTTTCTTTATGTTGTGTTTGCAGCTCTCAAGAGAAATGGATAAGTTACAAAGCATCTTCACGTTGTGCTTCGTGCTAATGCTTGTTTTGCTAGAAGAAAACCAGGTATAATAACATCTGCCATATGTATACTCTGCTTCCTCCTGCTTATCCTAATAAGGAAGCTAGTTCTTCCATTTTTTGACTTTACCAAGAATTTACCTTTTTGAAGAAGTAATTTATCTTTCAACTGGGTTTTTCAGGCATTTAGCACACCAATCTCAGTTTCTCAGCCGCAAGGACAAGGCAACCATGCAATGGTAGGAGCTTTTTCTTTCATGGTTTTCTCTTCATGAAGCGTCTaattatgttaattttttttatggatATTGCAGTATGGAGCCACCCAAGGCAGCCTTCGTCCACAGGGTGAGTTCGCATTTTCGATTTCCCATTTCTGACGAGATTTTCTCTTATTGCCATAAAATGGTATCCGGCCAGCTTTCACGAACCTACTATTGCTAGAGGTGGAAATAGACCCAATCATGGTTAGATTCATAATTGAAATTGAGTCAATTTTATCTATAattgaaattgaattaattaaactgATCAAATTGAATTGATTAATTGTCTTAAATTATATGAAAACCAATTGATTGTCTAATTTTAGACCaaaatcagttttttttttttttcattcaactGTTAGACTTAATCAAAACTGAAATCGAAATCAATGAAAACCTTACAATCCTCTTTCAGTCTCCCTAAATCTTAAACCAAAGCCATAAATTTTGATTGTGAGTTGATTCAACCTAGCAGTCACCATTGAAAAACCAGCAAAATAAAGGGTTTGTGTTTGAGTTATTTTCGATATGGTATCCTGGTTTTTTCCTcaatccaaatggagttattttgaaatataaatcattttgattatttatcaagtcccTAAAAAGATAaagtattttataaattatgaatagtttcaagttaaaatattaatttttgaaaattaattttaaattcattttcaaATTTGAAATGATATGGTTAATctagaaatatttattttcaaCCCAGTTATGCATATCATCAAATAAATTGTCAATTAAACTCTATGTCTTAAAAGAAATAATTGTATTTAGGATGTTGCCATGAATTAGCATGATTCATCAGAAGCCTTTAAATTCCTAGCTGCTGAAAACTAGTATTAATTGTGGCGTGCACTGCAGAGTGTGGGCCACGGTGTACTACAAGATGCTCAGCGACGGCATACAAGAAACCATGCATGTTCTTCTGTCAAAAGTGTTGTGCAAAGTGCCTGTGTGTTCCTCCAGGAACCTATGGGAACAAACAGTATTGCCCTTGCTACAACAACTGGAAGACCAAGAAAGGAGGACCCAAATGCCCCTGATCAAACCAACAATCactttttataatttcatttcattaattctaaTGTAATAATTTGATTCTTGCCTAAGCATGTTTCAATTTGGCTGGGCTTCTTGTTGTCGCCAATTTTTAATTTGTATGCTTGAAGTTGAATTGTTGGGCCTATGTTGAATACAGTTAGCCTATGTGAATGACTATAAATAGAAATCTATTATCCTCATCCAGGTCACAGGTTCGGGCATGGATCATTCTCTGCCAGGGTTTTGTTATTTGTGGGCCTGGCCGAGTTGGCTTCTATATTGATGGAAATCTACGTTTGGGCTATTGGCCTCTATTTATATTGTGCTTAAGCCTAATGTAAATAAGGATCACCcatttataagtaaaattaaacaTTCTGTAAGGGATGAAAGGTTTAAGAATATATTCTTTCATCAAGATAACACAAAGAAATGCAACTATATATTTATACTTGACACTTTGCATTAGGCACCAAGGCCAAAATTAATCCTTGTGAAGCTAACAAAAATGGATAATTTGTATTGACGTAATATGCATGCGAAATTCTCACAAGATTTTGCACGAGAAATGATGTCTGTTTGTCACTTTAAATATATGTTGATAATTAAATTAGAAaagataatgaaaataaaaatacaaattgTACTATATgaaaagaataataataaaagatgCTAGCTAAAGCTTAAACATATATTAATATAACATTTAAGATAAttgttaaatttgaaatttattataattaataaattaaaatattttataagcaaTGAAGACAAGAATATGTCACAAGACCCTTCTCTTTTCAATTTAACTAGCTAGAGAAAATCAGTGACCAATGTGAATTGTTGGCACTAAGGCCAAGATTAATGCATGTGAAGCTAACATGTATAATTTGTCTTGATTAGTGTTTGAACGTGAAGTAATGTGCATTCCAAAATTCCCAAGCAAACATGACTCGTTAATCTATGTGTTTTAAACCCTAAAACCATTATAATAACTTCAATTCACTATATAAATGTACATCACCATGTATATGTTGGATTACTGTGTGCATAAACAAAAACTCAAAAACTTTCAGGAGAAATTCAAGATATGGAAAGTTCTAGATCAAGGTTGAGTTGGGtagctttggctgtgttagtaGTAGCCGGAATACTAATTTCCGGTGAACAAGCTTCAGCCATTAGCTGTCAGAAAGATGTTATAGGGCTTGCTACGAAGTGTAAGGATTTTGTTGAAAAAGAAGGACCTATAGTTAAACCATCGAAGGATTGTTGTGCAGTGGTGAAGAAAGCCAACGTGCCATGTGTTTGCTCACTTGTTACCAAGCAAATCGAAGATTTAATCAGCATGGAGAAGGTCTTCTATGTGGCTAAAACATGCGGCAAGAAAGTTTCTCCTGGAACTAAATGTGGAAGTATGTcgtttatattatattttctttctttgtttTTGTAGATTAATAGACACTAATGTTTACACATTTTATTTCGCAGGTTACACTGTTCCAGGGGCATGAAGATAGATATTAGAAACATTATCAAAAGGGCATTTGGATGTATTTTTAAGACTTTGAATTGTGTCAATTGATGTGTCTCTTATATGTTATTGCTTTCAATATTTAATAACAAGGGTATCTCTCATTTACCAGAAAAATGGATACGAATTATTGAATTATATCATTCACTTACCAGAAAAACATTTAGATCTTTTCTTGCTAATTTTACCATTCATGTTTATCAAACATACTTATTCGCTTACACCCTAAAAAATGGAAGAACAGTGGGCTTTGGGAGACAAATTTAGATCTTGATTTCTATATGTAGGCTTTTGATTGATGACAGAGTTTAGATTGAAATCCATTCAaagcaaaattaaaatttaactttATGCAAggagataattaatttattaaaatttttataatacgtAAAGATTTcggagagtttttttttttaattaattaatatttaattttatgcatCCTGTCCTGCTATGAAATGGTGAAGTTCGGAATCTCCAAGAGACCATTGTAATATTTTACGTCAAGCGAAGCACCTTCCTTGAATGAATGTTCAATTAATTCTCCGTTGCCCACATGATTGCTGTAGAAAATCTCTTGGCACATTGGTGCGGCAGCGGGTTACCAAGATTCATGACGGAGAGAGGCCTTCCGTTCGCACAATATCAAAATAGAGAAATATTGATTAGATTTGGACAAATTGAATTAGACTCGATAATTTTTGCCTGCTGAAAGGAGAACTGATAAGAATTCAGGGTTGGGTGAAGATTTCCTCAGAGAAGGCAAGTTTCTCCacagagatttttttttaatttttttatttaatttattattatatattataaatttatttattaaagcataaaatataagttaaaaatatattttaaaaataattttactaatatatttatatttatattaaaattataatttttaaatacataaatatataaaaataaattattttttaataaaaaataatatgtccCGCACAATGTAAAGTCGGGAAATATTGAATCAGGCTTAGCAATCCCACCTGGAAAACATTCAAATGATCTTGGGCCCCATGAATCAGCATAAGATTATCATTGGGCTGAGTCCATTTTAGTTTAAACTTCTTTATTTTTTTGGTTCACCGGGTCCACTGGAATCTTTGCGAACTCGTCCCTACAAAAATGGTCTAACGTCTCCGCATATGACGTCGGCAAATTTGCACATAACATGATGCTTTTCCATAAACAAGCTATTTATATGTTTTTAGGGCTTTTGACAAAAAAAGGTGTAatcgaaaataaaataatattaaaaaatgataCATTTgaagataattattaaaaatgggtGAGTTATATTGATATTTAAAATAGTGTCCAACTTTCTTTTAAAtaataacaaattaattaaaaaaatttaaaggttggacgctacttatagtagcgttcaacctttttttaaatttttaattattttattttatattttaaataaaatataaatattattttaataaataaaattataatatataatattatatattataatatttttattataaatattattttttaatttaaaattaaattaaaatttaataaaataaaaaattaaaattaaaaaaataaataattaaaaagatttaaaaaaaGTTAGATGATAGTAGGCGTCcaactttttttaaatttttaattattttatattttaaataaattaaaaatattattttaataaataaaattataataattaatattataattttttattttattataaaataaaaatattataataaaataaaaaaattataatattaattattatatttttatttattaaaataatatttatattttatttaaaatataaaataaaataattaaaaatttaaagaaaagttggatctactataagtagcgtccaactttttttaaatctttttaattatttatttttttataatagcgttcaacttttcttaaatttttttaattatttatttttttaattttaatttttcattttattaaattttaatttaatttgaaattaaaaataatatttataataaaaatattataatatataatattatatattataattttatttattaaaataatatttatattttatttaaaatataaaataaataattaaaaattaacctttaatttttttaattaattatttattatttacagaaatggacgctattttgaatataTTATAAATAGCGATAATTCAtccattttttataattatattcgaACGCAtcatttttgttatattattttgTTTTCATTACACCTTTTTGGTCAAAAGCCCTATGTTTTTACATACACACAACAGCCACACGGAACAAAGAGTATCCCGCTAATAATAATATTCCCAGGCTTTTCTATGAAGGTGTAGTTAGTAAAGGAAACTATAACAGCAAACACATAATAACGTAATTACAGAGCTTTTTAGTTAATTATGTGCTCCTCGAATCCTTCA
Above is a genomic segment from Hevea brasiliensis isolate MT/VB/25A 57/8 chromosome 17, ASM3005281v1, whole genome shotgun sequence containing:
- the LOC110662693 gene encoding protein GAST1, translating into MITSLSISPHKLKRLIPPSLSRFFFMLCLQLSREMDKLQSIFTLCFVLMLVLLEENQAFSTPISVSQPQGQGNHAMYGATQGSLRPQECGPRCTTRCSATAYKKPCMFFCQKCCAKCLCVPPGTYGNKQYCPCYNNWKTKKGGPKCP
- the LOC110662651 gene encoding uncharacterized protein LOC110662651, encoding MESSRSRLSWVALAVLVVAGILISGEQASAISCQKDVIGLATKCKDFVEKEGPIVKPSKDCCAVVKKANVPCVCSLVTKQIEDLISMEKVFYVAKTCGKKVSPGTKCGSYTVPGA